A genomic region of Alnus glutinosa chromosome 11, dhAlnGlut1.1, whole genome shotgun sequence contains the following coding sequences:
- the LOC133882335 gene encoding BRASSINOSTEROID INSENSITIVE 1-associated receptor kinase 1-like, translated as MESMERLSFVVWVLAFWLWSILVFGFVSKVSANAEGDALNALKTSLADPNNVLQSWDPTLVNPCTWFHVTCDSDNSVTRVDLGNANLSGQLVPQLGQLTNLQYLELYSNGINGRVPEELGNLTNLVSLDLYLNNLTGHIPTTLGRLSKLRFLRLNNNSLSGEIPVVLTTVNSLQVLDLSNNRLTGDIPTNGSFSLFTPISFSNNLLKPTPVSPPPPLPPATTSSPGSATGAIAGGVAAGAALLFAAPAIALVMWRRKKPQDHFFDVPAEEDPEVHLGQLKRFSLRELQVASDNFSNKNILGRGGFGKVYKGRLADGSLVAVKRLKEERTQGGELQFQTEVEMISMAVHRNLLRLRGFCMTPTERLLVYPYMANGSVASCLRERKESQPPLDWPKRKRIALGSARGLAYLHDHCDPKIIHRDVKAANILLDEEFEAVVGDFGLAKLMDYKDTHVTTAVRGTIGHIAPEYLSTGKSSEKTDVFGYGVMLLELLTGQRAFDLARLANDDDVMLLDWVKGLLKDKKLETLVDPDLQGEYVEDQVEQLIQVALLCTQGSPMERPKMSEVVRMLEGDGLAERWEEWQKEEMFRQDFNNIPHPNAGWIVDSASHIPPDELSGPR; from the exons ATGGAATCAATGGAGCGGCTGAGTTTTGTGGTTTGGGTTCTCGCTTTTTGGCTCTGGTCAATTCTGGTGTTTGGGTTCGTATCAAAGGTCTCTGCTAATGCGGAAG GCGATGCCTTGAATGCATTGAAGACCAGTTTAGCTGATCCTAATAATGTTCTGCAAAGTTGGGATCCTACTCTTGTCAATCCCTGCACTTGGTTTCATGTAACATGTGATAGCGATAATAGTGTGACACGAGT TGATCTTGGAAATGCAAATCTATCTGGTCAACTGGTTCCACAACTTGGTCAGCTTACAAATCTGCAGTACTT GGAACTTTATAGTAATGGCATAAATGGAAGAGTTCCGGAAGAGCTTGGGAATTTGACAAACTTGGTGAGCTTGGATCTTTACTTGAACAATTTGACTGGACACATTCCAACCACATTGGGAAGGCTTTCAAAGCTTCGATTTCT GCGTCTCAACAACAACAGCTTGTCAGGAGAAATTCCGGTGGTTTTAACTACTGTTAACTCACTCCAAGTCCT AGATCTGTCAAACAATCGTCTAACAGGAGACATTCCCACTAATGGCTCCTTTTCCCTATTTACTCCTATCAG TTTTTCTAATAATCTACTCAAACCAACTCCAGTTTCTCcacctcctcctcttcctccagCAACCACTTCTTCTCCAG GTAGTGCCACTGGAGCAATTGCTGGAGGAGTTGCCGCTGGTGCTGCTCTGCTTTTTGCTGCCCCTGCAATTGCGCTTGTTATGTGGCGACGGAAAAAACCGCAGGATCATTTCTTTGATGTACCTG CTGAGGAAGATCCAGAAGTTCACCTGGGACAGCTTAAAAGGTTTTCTCTGCGTGAGTTGCAAGTTGCTTCAGATAACTTTAGCAACAAAAACATTCTAGGAAGAGGTGGATTTGGTAAGGTTTACAAAGGACGCTTGGCTGATGGTTCTCTAGTGGCAGTAAAAAGGCTTAAAGAGGAGCGTACCCAGGGTGGGGAACTGCAGTTCCAAACAGAGGTAGAAATGATCAGCATGGCTGTGCATCGTAATCTGCTTCGTCTCCGTGGTTTTTGCATGACGCCAACAGAACGATTGCTTGTTTATCCCTATATGGCTAATGGAAGTGTAGCATCATGTTTAAGAG AACGTAAGGAGTCGCAGCCCCCACTTGATTGGCCCAAACGGAAACGGATCGCATTAGGATCTGCAAGGGGGCTTGCTTATTTGCATGATCATTGTGATCCTAAAATTATTCACCGTGATGTAAAAGCTGCAAACATATTGTTGGATGAGGAATTCGAAGCAGTTGTTGGAGACTTTGGGTTGGCTAAACTGATGGATTACAAAGATACTCATGTGACAACTGCTGTACGGGGCACAATTGGGCATATAGCACCAGAGTACCTCTCAACTGGAAAGTCATCAGAGAAAACTGATGTTTTCGGGTATGGGGTCATGCTTCTTGAATTGTTAACTGGTCAAAGGGCGTTTGATCTTGCTCGGCTTGCAAATGATGACGATGTCATGTTACTTGATTGG GTTAAAGGACTTCTGAAAGATAAGAAGTTGGAAACATTGGTCGATCCCGATCTGCAGGGCGAGTATGTTGAGGACCAGGTGGAGCAGCTGATCCAAGTGGCCTTACTTTGCACACAAGGCTCCCCAATGGAACGGCCGAAGATGTCAGAGGTAGTTAGGATGCTTGAAGGTGACGGCTTGGCCGAAAGATGGGAGGAGTGGCAGAAGGAGGAAATGTTTCGTCAAGACTTTAACAATATTCCCCACCCAAATGCTGGTTGGATTGTTGACTCTGCTTCCCACATCCCTCCAGATGAATTGTCCGGTCCGAGATGA